One genomic region from Ralstonia pickettii DTP0602 encodes:
- a CDS encoding LacI family transcription regulator (K06145: gntR; LacI family transcriptional regulator, gluconate utilization system Gnt-I transcriptional repressor), with protein MSDSNAPKSVTLHDVAREAGVSLITASRALSNPGVVSEKTIARVQRAVEVTGYIPNLLAGGLKSRRSLTVAALVPNIAVAQFLPTIKALTDALDAAGYQLILGQTGYDHAREEALLGTMISRRPDGIIVTGLIHSQVSRDRLRRAGIPVVETWDLTDRPVDMAVGFSHVKVGSAIAGFFLGKGWRRLGIATGDDQRAAVRREGFLSTVGHEVPTAVVPAPSSLALGRQALSELLARDPGIEAIYCSSDQLAQGVIVEALARGLRIPQDLAVCGFGDADFAAHMEPSLTTVQVDGAHIGKLAARMLLDRCRGETVAEPVVDVGFRIVERGST; from the coding sequence ATGAGCGACTCCAACGCCCCCAAGTCCGTGACGCTGCATGACGTGGCACGTGAGGCCGGGGTCTCCCTGATCACCGCGTCGCGGGCCCTGAGCAATCCTGGCGTCGTATCCGAGAAGACTATTGCGCGCGTGCAGCGGGCGGTCGAGGTCACCGGCTACATCCCCAACCTGCTGGCCGGCGGCCTCAAGTCGCGCCGCAGCCTGACGGTGGCCGCGCTGGTGCCGAACATCGCGGTGGCGCAGTTCCTGCCGACCATCAAGGCGCTGACCGACGCGCTGGACGCGGCGGGCTACCAGCTGATCCTGGGCCAGACCGGCTATGACCATGCCCGTGAAGAGGCGCTGCTCGGCACCATGATCAGCCGCCGCCCCGACGGCATCATCGTCACCGGCCTGATCCACTCGCAGGTGTCCCGCGATCGCCTACGGCGCGCCGGGATCCCCGTCGTCGAAACCTGGGACCTGACCGACCGGCCCGTCGATATGGCAGTGGGGTTCTCCCACGTCAAGGTCGGCAGCGCGATTGCCGGCTTCTTCCTCGGCAAGGGATGGCGCAGGCTGGGTATCGCGACCGGCGACGACCAGCGCGCGGCCGTGCGCCGCGAAGGCTTCCTGTCGACGGTCGGGCATGAGGTGCCGACCGCCGTGGTGCCGGCGCCGAGCAGCCTGGCGCTGGGCCGGCAGGCATTGTCCGAACTGCTGGCCAGGGATCCCGGCATCGAAGCGATCTATTGCAGTTCCGACCAGCTCGCGCAAGGCGTCATCGTGGAAGCCCTGGCACGCGGCCTGCGTATTCCGCAGGACCTGGCCGTGTGCGGATTTGGCGATGCCGACTTCGCGGCGCACATGGAACCGTCGCTGACTACCGTGCAGGTCGATGGGGCGCACATCGGCAAGCTGGCGGCGCGCATGTTGCTGGACCGGTGTCGGGGGGAAACGGTTGCCGAGCCGGTCGTCGATGTCGGATTCCGGATCGTTGAACGGGGGTCGACGTAG
- a CDS encoding MdlA, with protein MGLACPVPPGGQCIALYPIVSLKNDNVVIIGKRPTGRHRTHHVLHAHMTLSNRPADTITRIRLSSCYLPLATPISDAKVLTGRQKPMTEVAILFAEIQTANGHEGLGFSYSKRAGGPGQFAHASEIAPALIGEDPSDIARLWDKLCWAGASVGRSGLSTQAIGAFDVALWDLKAKRAGLSLAKLLGAHRDSVRCYNTSGGFLHTPLDQLLVNAAASVARGIGGIKLKVGQPDGALDIKRVAAVREHLGDAVPVMVDANQQWDRPTAQRMCRTFESFNLVWIEEPLDAYDHEGHAALAAKFDTPIATGEMLTSAAEHWDLIRHRAADYLMPDAPRVGGITPFLKVAALAEHAGLMIAPHFAMELHVHLAAAYPREPWVEHFDWLEPLFNERLDIRDGRITVPTAPGLGVTISEQARAWTREHAEFGNQS; from the coding sequence ATGGGTTTAGCCTGTCCTGTTCCTCCAGGGGGGCAGTGCATCGCATTATACCCAATCGTCTCGCTCAAAAATGATAACGTTGTCATAATCGGGAAGAGGCCCACGGGCCGGCATCGAACCCATCACGTACTTCACGCACACATGACCCTTTCCAACCGACCCGCCGACACCATCACCCGGATCCGGCTTTCTTCCTGCTACCTGCCGCTGGCGACCCCCATCAGCGACGCCAAGGTACTGACGGGCCGGCAGAAGCCGATGACCGAGGTGGCCATCCTGTTCGCGGAAATCCAGACCGCCAACGGCCACGAGGGCCTGGGCTTCAGCTATTCCAAGCGCGCAGGCGGGCCCGGCCAGTTTGCGCACGCCAGCGAAATCGCCCCGGCGCTGATCGGCGAAGACCCGAGCGATATCGCCCGGCTGTGGGACAAGCTGTGCTGGGCGGGCGCGTCAGTCGGCCGCAGCGGCTTGTCGACGCAGGCCATCGGCGCCTTCGACGTGGCGCTGTGGGACCTGAAGGCCAAGCGGGCAGGGCTGTCGCTGGCCAAGCTGCTTGGCGCGCATCGCGATTCCGTACGCTGCTACAACACCTCGGGCGGCTTCCTGCACACGCCGCTGGACCAACTGCTTGTCAATGCCGCGGCGTCGGTCGCACGCGGCATCGGCGGCATCAAGCTGAAGGTGGGCCAGCCGGACGGCGCGCTCGATATCAAGCGCGTGGCCGCCGTGCGGGAACACCTGGGCGACGCCGTGCCGGTCATGGTCGATGCCAACCAGCAATGGGACCGCCCGACGGCGCAGCGGATGTGCCGCACCTTCGAGTCGTTCAACCTGGTATGGATCGAAGAGCCGCTCGATGCCTACGACCACGAAGGCCATGCCGCGCTCGCGGCCAAGTTCGACACCCCGATCGCGACCGGTGAAATGCTGACCAGCGCTGCCGAGCACTGGGACCTGATCCGCCACCGCGCCGCCGATTACCTGATGCCGGATGCGCCGAGGGTAGGGGGCATCACGCCGTTCCTCAAGGTGGCGGCGCTGGCGGAGCATGCGGGACTGATGATCGCGCCGCATTTTGCGATGGAACTGCATGTGCACCTTGCCGCCGCATACCCGCGCGAGCCCTGGGTCGAGCATTTCGACTGGCTGGAGCCGCTGTTCAACGAGCGGCTCGATATCCGCGATGGCCGCATCACGGTGCCGACAGCGCCCGGGCTCGGAGTCACGATCAGCGAGCAGGCCCGGGCCTGGACGCGCGAGCACGCCGAATTTGGCAACCAGTCGTAA
- a CDS encoding ABC transporter substrate-binding protein: protein MKKLIASVLLGAAMVTAHAAWPEKPVTLLVPFPAGGSTDNVARILGARLQAQFGGSFVVDNKPGAAGMIGAAVAKRAPADGYTVFVSSLGPFVIGPHLVKNPGYDPLKDFDYISVAVQAPNVLAIPVNSPHKSLQDVIAFEKANPNKMTFASAGNGTSDHLTAELFWQQTGTTGIHVPYKGGAPAMNDLLGGQVDATFMNINTAVPHIKAGKLRALAITSNKRSPILPDVPTMEESGFKGVTVYSWQAVAAPKGLPPEIKAKLHAAVVAALNDPAVKPKLLEVGFEIVANTPEQFTAFQASEYARWKKVIEVGKITAD from the coding sequence ATGAAAAAGCTGATTGCATCCGTGCTGCTGGGCGCAGCCATGGTTACCGCGCATGCCGCGTGGCCGGAAAAACCCGTGACACTGCTCGTTCCCTTTCCCGCGGGCGGATCGACCGACAATGTCGCCCGCATCCTCGGGGCCAGGCTGCAGGCGCAGTTTGGCGGCAGCTTCGTGGTCGACAACAAGCCGGGCGCAGCCGGCATGATCGGCGCCGCAGTGGCCAAGCGCGCACCGGCCGATGGCTACACCGTGTTCGTGTCGTCGCTGGGGCCGTTCGTGATCGGTCCGCACCTGGTGAAGAATCCCGGCTACGATCCGCTGAAGGACTTTGACTACATCAGCGTCGCGGTGCAGGCACCCAACGTGCTGGCGATTCCCGTCAATTCGCCGCACAAGAGCCTGCAGGATGTCATCGCTTTCGAGAAGGCCAATCCCAACAAAATGACGTTCGCCTCTGCCGGCAATGGCACCAGCGACCACCTTACCGCGGAGCTGTTCTGGCAGCAGACCGGCACCACCGGCATCCATGTTCCCTACAAGGGCGGCGCGCCGGCGATGAATGACCTGCTCGGCGGCCAGGTCGATGCCACCTTCATGAACATCAACACCGCCGTGCCGCATATCAAGGCCGGCAAGCTGCGCGCGCTCGCCATCACCAGCAACAAGCGCTCGCCGATCCTGCCAGATGTGCCGACCATGGAGGAGTCCGGGTTCAAGGGCGTGACGGTCTACTCCTGGCAGGCCGTGGCCGCGCCGAAGGGGTTGCCGCCGGAGATCAAGGCCAAGCTGCATGCCGCCGTCGTCGCGGCGCTCAACGACCCGGCGGTCAAGCCCAAGCTGCTCGAGGTGGGCTTCGAGATCGTCGCCAATACGCCGGAGCAGTTCACGGCGTTCCAGGCGTCGGAGTATGCGCGCTGGAAGAAGGTCATCGAGGTGGGCAAGATCACGGCGGATTGA
- a CDS encoding membrane protein, with product MIGNSWEQLGLWSAVLASGLYHGLNPAMGWPLAVSNGLLAQSQRALITALGYLAFGHALAVFAVTLPFGMLAALLAWQAQIRIGAAVLVMGFGVALLIWQRHPRALVRIAPSRLALWSFAVAIAHGAGLMLVPIYLGLCRADTDPGHQAASALASANLGMALVVAVVHTLAMIAVGGVLAWLVYRYLGLKFVSRSWFNLDKVWACSLILVGGLALVLAT from the coding sequence TTGATCGGCAACTCCTGGGAGCAGCTCGGCCTCTGGTCGGCGGTCCTGGCAAGCGGCCTCTATCACGGGCTCAACCCCGCGATGGGCTGGCCGCTGGCGGTGTCGAACGGGTTGCTGGCGCAAAGCCAGCGCGCGCTGATCACGGCGCTGGGGTATCTCGCCTTCGGGCACGCGCTGGCGGTGTTTGCGGTGACGCTGCCATTCGGCATGCTTGCCGCGCTGCTCGCATGGCAAGCGCAGATCCGGATCGGCGCGGCTGTGCTCGTCATGGGCTTTGGCGTCGCGCTGCTGATCTGGCAGCGCCATCCACGGGCGCTGGTGCGCATCGCGCCATCGCGGCTCGCGCTATGGTCGTTTGCCGTGGCGATCGCGCACGGCGCCGGGCTGATGCTGGTGCCGATCTATCTGGGACTTTGCCGTGCCGATACCGACCCGGGACATCAGGCGGCTTCCGCGCTGGCCAGCGCCAACCTGGGCATGGCGCTGGTGGTCGCCGTCGTGCATACCCTGGCCATGATCGCGGTGGGCGGTGTCCTGGCATGGCTGGTCTACCGCTACCTCGGACTGAAGTTCGTGTCGCGGAGCTGGTTCAACCTGGATAAGGTCTGGGCCTGCAGCCTCATCCTGGTCGGGGGGCTGGCATTGGTGCTTGCAACCTGA
- a CDS encoding Selenium-binding protein 1 (K17285: SELENBP1; selenium-binding protein 1), with translation MNMRPDPTFHASPELAMSAPAEAFAYTLLLSPDASKPDALAVIDVKPGSPTYSTVVHTVPMANTGDELHHFGWNACSSALSPLTGHAFLERRYLVIPGMRSSRIYIVDTKPHPTQARIHKIIEPDEVFRKTGYSRPHTIHCGPEGIYVSTLGGGGKDGTDGPPGIFIMDCETFDVLGRWEIDRGAQEKHYDFWWNLPRDYMVSSEWALPPQFENGIVAEDLLSNKYGHKLHFWDLRARRNVQTLDLGANHQMALEVRPAHDPIREYGFVGVVVDTTNLEGSIWTWWREGGKFHVEKTATIPPEPAAADQLPPLLQGFGAVPPLVTDIDLSLDDKFLYVSCWGTGEMRQYDVTDPRKPKLSGSVHIGGIARRTPHPNGKPFTGGPQMVEISRDGKRVYWTNSLYSTWDNQFYPDGVPGTQVMAHAGPNGGLTLADDYWVDFPEGYRAHQIRLEGGDCSTDSFCYPSVRP, from the coding sequence ATGAACATGCGGCCAGATCCGACGTTTCACGCCTCGCCGGAACTTGCAATGAGCGCGCCAGCGGAAGCATTTGCTTATACGCTGCTGCTCAGCCCCGACGCCTCCAAGCCAGACGCCCTCGCGGTGATCGATGTCAAACCCGGCTCGCCCACCTACAGCACGGTGGTGCACACCGTGCCGATGGCGAACACGGGCGACGAGCTGCATCACTTCGGGTGGAATGCATGCTCGTCGGCGCTGTCGCCACTGACCGGCCACGCTTTCCTCGAGCGGCGCTACCTGGTCATTCCGGGCATGCGCTCTTCGCGCATATACATCGTGGACACCAAGCCGCATCCGACCCAGGCGCGCATCCACAAGATCATCGAGCCCGACGAAGTCTTCCGCAAGACAGGCTACTCAAGGCCCCATACCATCCATTGCGGACCTGAGGGCATCTACGTGAGCACGCTTGGCGGTGGCGGCAAGGATGGTACGGACGGCCCTCCCGGCATCTTCATCATGGATTGCGAAACCTTCGACGTCCTCGGCCGATGGGAGATCGACCGCGGCGCGCAGGAGAAGCATTACGACTTCTGGTGGAACCTGCCGCGCGACTACATGGTGTCCAGCGAATGGGCCCTGCCGCCGCAATTCGAGAACGGCATCGTGGCCGAGGACCTGTTGTCCAACAAGTACGGCCACAAGCTGCATTTCTGGGACCTGCGCGCGCGGCGCAACGTGCAGACGCTCGACCTCGGCGCCAATCACCAGATGGCCCTGGAAGTGAGGCCGGCGCACGACCCGATCCGGGAATACGGCTTCGTTGGCGTGGTGGTCGACACCACCAACCTGGAAGGCTCGATCTGGACCTGGTGGCGCGAAGGCGGCAAGTTCCACGTCGAGAAGACGGCGACCATTCCGCCTGAACCTGCCGCAGCCGATCAGCTGCCGCCGCTGTTGCAGGGATTTGGCGCCGTGCCGCCGCTGGTGACCGACATCGATCTGTCCCTCGACGACAAGTTCCTCTATGTCTCCTGCTGGGGCACGGGCGAGATGCGCCAGTACGATGTGACGGACCCGCGCAAGCCGAAGCTCTCCGGATCGGTCCATATCGGCGGCATTGCGCGGCGCACGCCGCATCCGAATGGCAAGCCCTTCACGGGCGGTCCGCAGATGGTCGAGATCAGCCGCGACGGCAAGCGCGTCTATTGGACCAACTCGCTCTACTCGACCTGGGACAACCAGTTCTACCCCGACGGCGTTCCCGGGACGCAGGTAATGGCGCATGCCGGTCCCAACGGCGGCCTGACGCTGGCCGATGACTACTGGGTCGATTTCCCGGAAGGCTACCGGGCTCACCAGATCCGGCTGGAAGGCGGGGACTGCTCGACCGATTCGTTCTGCTATCCGTCGGTCAGACCTTGA
- a CDS encoding IclR family transcriptional regulator produces the protein MDENQTSASRDVTDAAASEGSSGVAVLDRAFAILGAFGPTDERLTLTELSRRTNLYKSTVLRLLAALEHGGFIRKLEDGQYAIGPQPLRLAAIYQRSFRVGPVIEHLLEQLSRELGETASFYVRQGDRRLVLYRVEPARAVRVSIGVGDEFPIDRGASGKVLLAFSEPNDPRWREVRERLWAVSYGERDAETAAASAPVFGAMGELVGALTLSGPKQRLSAAPTMFAAVATLLKVAGQATEILGGNRARFDAGVSKLHMEQIIGSGAISAQEAM, from the coding sequence ATGGACGAGAACCAAACATCCGCGTCGCGTGACGTTACCGACGCCGCTGCATCCGAGGGTTCCAGCGGCGTGGCCGTACTGGATCGCGCTTTTGCCATCCTTGGCGCATTCGGTCCGACCGATGAGCGCCTGACGCTGACGGAGCTGTCCCGCCGCACGAATCTGTACAAGAGCACTGTGTTACGCCTGCTGGCTGCCCTGGAGCACGGCGGCTTTATTCGCAAGCTGGAGGACGGGCAGTATGCGATCGGCCCGCAGCCACTGCGGCTGGCGGCCATTTATCAGCGCTCGTTCCGTGTCGGTCCCGTCATCGAGCACCTGCTGGAGCAGCTCAGCCGCGAACTCGGCGAGACTGCATCGTTCTACGTCCGGCAAGGGGATCGGCGACTCGTGCTGTATCGCGTCGAGCCGGCGCGCGCCGTACGCGTGTCGATCGGTGTCGGCGATGAATTCCCCATCGACCGCGGCGCCTCGGGCAAGGTGCTGCTCGCCTTCAGCGAGCCCAACGACCCGCGCTGGCGCGAGGTGCGCGAGCGCCTTTGGGCAGTGTCATATGGCGAGCGGGATGCCGAAACCGCTGCTGCCTCAGCGCCTGTATTCGGTGCCATGGGAGAACTGGTAGGAGCCCTGACGTTGTCCGGGCCGAAGCAGAGACTAAGCGCTGCGCCGACCATGTTCGCGGCCGTGGCAACGCTGCTGAAGGTCGCGGGGCAGGCAACCGAGATTCTCGGCGGCAATCGCGCCCGTTTCGATGCCGGTGTTTCGAAGCTGCATATGGAGCAGATCATTGGCAGCGGCGCCATCAGCGCTCAGGAAGCGATGTAG
- a CDS encoding LacI family transcriptional regulator: MNHNFPNHRIATAPGQTFDRALLGCALSALLAVGATGAIAADAYPSQPVRLIVPFPPAGGTDVLSRLVFNKIGMATKWNVVVENRAGAGGNIGLDSVAKAKADGYTLGMGQTANLAINPALYPKMPYNAQKDFTPVALVAAQPVVLIVRNDAPYKNVAELVAAAKAKQLSMASAGTGTVGHLTGEMFARRAGIKLLHVPYKGASPALTDLMGGQTDFYFATPPIAMPMIKAGKVRALAVTSAKRMPLLSAVPTIAESGYAGFQAEDWKALVAPAGTPPEVVARLNAEVNKALAQPDTISKLREEGSEPRGGSAKDLGAFIQSENTRWGEIVRQSGARVE, encoded by the coding sequence ATGAATCACAATTTCCCTAATCACCGGATCGCCACGGCGCCTGGGCAAACCTTTGATCGCGCCCTGCTTGGCTGTGCCTTGTCGGCGTTGCTCGCCGTTGGCGCCACAGGCGCAATTGCGGCCGATGCCTACCCCTCGCAGCCGGTCCGGCTGATCGTGCCATTCCCACCCGCTGGCGGCACCGACGTGCTGTCGCGGCTGGTGTTCAACAAGATCGGCATGGCCACCAAGTGGAACGTGGTGGTGGAGAACCGCGCCGGTGCCGGCGGCAATATCGGGCTCGATAGCGTGGCCAAGGCAAAGGCCGACGGCTACACGCTGGGCATGGGACAGACCGCCAACCTCGCGATCAATCCCGCGCTGTACCCCAAGATGCCCTACAACGCGCAGAAGGATTTCACGCCGGTGGCGCTCGTGGCAGCACAGCCGGTGGTGCTGATCGTGCGCAACGACGCGCCCTACAAGAACGTTGCCGAGCTGGTGGCCGCGGCCAAGGCGAAGCAACTGTCGATGGCGTCCGCCGGCACGGGCACGGTCGGACACCTGACCGGCGAGATGTTCGCGCGGCGCGCCGGCATCAAGCTGCTGCATGTGCCGTACAAGGGTGCCTCGCCAGCGCTGACCGACCTGATGGGCGGGCAGACCGATTTCTATTTCGCCACGCCGCCAATTGCCATGCCCATGATCAAGGCCGGCAAGGTCCGCGCGCTGGCGGTGACCTCGGCCAAGCGCATGCCGTTGCTGTCGGCGGTGCCTACCATTGCAGAGTCAGGCTACGCCGGCTTCCAGGCGGAAGACTGGAAGGCGCTGGTGGCGCCGGCCGGCACGCCGCCGGAGGTGGTGGCGCGCCTGAATGCCGAGGTCAACAAGGCGCTGGCGCAGCCGGACACCATCAGCAAGCTGCGTGAAGAAGGCAGCGAGCCGCGCGGCGGCTCGGCCAAGGACCTGGGCGCCTTTATCCAGAGCGAGAACACGCGCTGGGGCGAAATCGTGCGCCAGTCCGGCGCGCGCGTCGAATAA
- a CDS encoding CoA-transferase produces the protein MQKPLRNIRVLDLTNVLAGPFCCHQLAHMGAEVIKVETPGTGDLARQLGADAELNQRLMGVSFLAQNPGKQSITINLKHARGKEVFRKLVRSADVLVENFRPGVMDRLGLGYETLKQDNPRLIYCAISGFGQDGPLAELPAYDQIIQGMSGVMSITGDPQTAPYRVGYPVSDTIGGLTAAFAVAASLADHQRTEGYFIDVSMLEATLATMGWVVSNHLIAGKTPAPMGNENMTASPSGTFRTGDGLLNIAANKQEQFEAVCRVVGKPELATDERFAQRQARLANRAALTAALEAELAKKSATDWWPLLNDAGVPAGPVLSVPDTLAHPQVRDRGMIGEFANATGVGRDIRIVRTGFKLNREAPAVDTPPPELGQHTREILGNLGYSDADINQLSEERAI, from the coding sequence ATGCAAAAGCCCTTGCGCAATATCCGCGTGCTCGACCTCACCAACGTGCTGGCCGGGCCATTCTGCTGCCACCAGCTCGCCCATATGGGTGCCGAGGTCATCAAGGTAGAGACCCCCGGCACCGGCGACCTGGCGCGCCAGCTCGGCGCCGATGCCGAGCTGAACCAGCGCCTGATGGGGGTGTCGTTCCTGGCGCAGAACCCCGGCAAGCAGTCGATCACCATCAACCTCAAGCATGCGCGCGGCAAGGAAGTGTTCCGCAAGCTGGTACGCAGCGCCGACGTGCTGGTCGAGAACTTCCGCCCCGGCGTGATGGACCGGCTTGGCCTGGGCTACGAAACGCTGAAGCAGGACAACCCGCGCCTGATCTACTGCGCGATCTCCGGCTTCGGCCAGGACGGTCCGCTGGCGGAGCTGCCGGCCTATGACCAGATCATCCAGGGTATGTCTGGCGTGATGAGCATCACCGGCGATCCGCAGACCGCGCCGTACCGGGTCGGCTATCCGGTGTCGGACACCATCGGCGGCCTGACCGCGGCCTTTGCCGTGGCGGCGTCGCTGGCGGACCACCAGCGCACCGAGGGCTATTTCATCGACGTGTCGATGCTGGAGGCTACGCTTGCCACCATGGGCTGGGTGGTCTCCAACCACCTGATCGCGGGCAAGACCCCGGCGCCGATGGGCAACGAGAACATGACCGCGAGCCCGTCGGGCACCTTCCGCACCGGCGACGGCCTGCTCAATATCGCCGCCAACAAGCAGGAGCAGTTCGAGGCCGTGTGTCGCGTGGTGGGCAAGCCCGAGCTGGCCACCGACGAGCGCTTTGCCCAACGCCAGGCACGGCTGGCCAACCGCGCCGCGCTGACCGCGGCGCTGGAAGCGGAACTGGCAAAGAAGTCGGCCACGGACTGGTGGCCGCTGCTGAACGATGCCGGCGTGCCGGCGGGCCCGGTCCTGAGCGTGCCCGACACGCTGGCGCATCCGCAAGTGCGCGACCGCGGCATGATCGGTGAATTCGCCAATGCCACTGGCGTCGGCCGCGACATCCGCATTGTGCGTACCGGCTTCAAGCTCAACCGCGAGGCCCCGGCAGTCGACACGCCGCCGCCCGAACTGGGCCAGCATACCCGCGAGATCCTGGGCAACCTGGGCTATAGCGACGCAGATATCAACCAACTCAGCGAGGAGCGCGCGATATGA
- a CDS encoding citrate synthase (K01647: CS, gltA; citrate synthase [EC:2.3.3.1]) has translation MSSIDQDANAGDNTMDPGQRLSQDWWRTEIIDMRPGEIRYRGYPIEQLIGHVSFAQMIWLMLRGELPGPGQGELLDAALMAAVDHGPQAPSIAIARMAATCGVGLNNAMASAVNVLGDVHGGAGEQAVALYEDVAARVDAGNTMDDAVAAALQQYRDHHGKFVSGFGHRFHPVDPRAPRLLALVDQAAANGVVQGRYAAIARAIEQALAAGRSKPIPMNIDGATAVIYAELDFPAPLARGLFCLSRSVGILAHAWEQTNQGGRNKGPIPRQFLWTYDGTPQRDVPEAPER, from the coding sequence ATGAGCAGCATCGACCAGGACGCCAACGCCGGCGATAACACCATGGACCCCGGCCAGCGCCTGTCGCAGGACTGGTGGCGTACCGAAATCATCGACATGCGCCCGGGCGAGATCCGCTACCGCGGCTATCCCATCGAGCAACTGATCGGCCACGTCTCGTTCGCGCAGATGATCTGGCTGATGCTGCGCGGCGAGCTGCCCGGCCCGGGCCAGGGCGAGCTGCTCGACGCGGCGCTGATGGCCGCGGTGGACCACGGCCCACAGGCGCCCAGCATCGCCATCGCACGCATGGCCGCGACCTGTGGGGTGGGGCTCAACAATGCGATGGCCTCCGCCGTCAACGTGCTGGGCGATGTGCATGGTGGCGCCGGCGAGCAGGCGGTGGCGCTGTACGAAGACGTCGCTGCCCGCGTCGATGCCGGCAACACCATGGACGATGCGGTTGCCGCGGCGTTGCAGCAGTATCGCGACCATCATGGCAAGTTCGTCTCGGGCTTCGGCCACCGCTTCCACCCCGTCGACCCACGCGCGCCGCGCCTGCTGGCGCTGGTGGACCAGGCCGCGGCCAACGGCGTGGTCCAGGGGCGCTACGCAGCGATCGCGCGGGCCATCGAACAGGCGCTGGCCGCGGGCCGCAGCAAGCCGATCCCGATGAATATCGACGGCGCCACTGCCGTCATCTATGCCGAACTCGATTTCCCCGCACCGCTGGCGCGCGGGCTGTTCTGCCTGTCGCGCTCGGTCGGCATCCTGGCGCATGCGTGGGAGCAGACCAACCAGGGTGGCCGCAACAAGGGGCCCATCCCGCGCCAGTTCCTGTGGACCTATGACGGCACGCCGCAGCGCGACGTGCCGGAGGCGCCGGAGCGTTGA
- a CDS encoding gluconolactonase (K01053: E3.1.1.17, gnl, RGN; gluconolactonase [EC:3.1.1.17]), with protein MFAGERPRVGLQVSTAIETNNRCQDMFLLNPPTIREAESFSSLPARYRSPRRTEWSRANQGGREIDSFLEGPVVDDEGNLYVTDIPNGRIFRIDPKGDWDLVAEWDGEPNGMKFLGPQSLLVTDYRNGLMEVDLRAGNVRPYLPRRNTESFKGVNDLTLDSRGNVYFTDQGQTGLHDPTGRVYRLTREGRLELLLANVPSPNGIVLSPDERFLFVAVTRGNCVWRMPMQEDGSVSKAGQFFTSYGPSGPDGLAMDTDGRLLVANPGLAYVWVLNHRAEPVEVIRGTAGHSLTNLAFGGPDRSTLYITDSTTGEILKTVMSVPGVKNHRTFE; from the coding sequence TTGTTTGCCGGTGAGCGGCCGCGGGTGGGCCTCCAGGTATCAACTGCTATCGAGACTAACAACAGGTGTCAGGACATGTTTCTGCTGAATCCACCGACCATACGAGAAGCGGAGTCGTTTTCCAGCCTTCCTGCCCGCTATCGAAGTCCGCGGCGAACCGAATGGTCAAGGGCAAACCAGGGTGGTCGTGAAATCGACTCCTTTCTCGAGGGCCCCGTCGTCGATGACGAAGGCAACCTGTACGTCACCGATATTCCTAATGGGCGGATCTTCAGGATTGACCCGAAAGGCGATTGGGATCTGGTTGCCGAATGGGACGGCGAGCCCAATGGGATGAAATTCCTGGGTCCTCAGTCTCTGCTTGTCACGGACTACCGCAACGGGCTGATGGAAGTTGACCTGCGCGCCGGCAATGTCCGGCCGTACCTGCCACGCCGCAATACCGAAAGCTTCAAAGGCGTCAATGACCTGACGTTGGATTCCCGGGGGAACGTTTATTTCACCGATCAAGGCCAGACCGGCCTGCATGACCCCACAGGCAGGGTCTATCGGCTGACGCGCGAAGGCCGGCTCGAACTGCTGCTCGCCAATGTGCCGAGCCCGAATGGCATCGTACTGTCGCCAGACGAGCGCTTTCTGTTTGTTGCCGTCACGCGCGGCAACTGCGTCTGGCGCATGCCCATGCAGGAGGACGGCAGCGTATCCAAGGCTGGGCAGTTCTTCACGTCTTACGGACCCAGTGGACCGGACGGGCTCGCAATGGACACTGATGGTCGTCTGCTGGTCGCCAACCCGGGGCTCGCCTACGTATGGGTCCTCAATCATCGTGCCGAGCCGGTCGAGGTCATCCGTGGCACGGCTGGCCATTCGCTGACGAACCTGGCGTTTGGCGGGCCGGATCGAAGCACGCTTTACATTACGGATTCAACGACGGGCGAGATTCTGAAAACTGTCATGTCGGTGCCAGGCGTGAAAAATCATCGGACATTCGAGTAA